In Acipenser ruthenus chromosome 1, fAciRut3.2 maternal haplotype, whole genome shotgun sequence, the genomic stretch CTCGGTCCAGTACAAGAAGGAGACATTTCaggtgtctgttgttatttttacagttatgtatgtttttattttgtttgataattcactgatagtgaaaatagaatgtctttaaaaggtggacataaaaaacgaaatattctacaatttagcatttactgtttttcaggtaagcatttcaatattttggaacatttgttgtatactAGCAGTTAAACTGAACATGAGTAAAACCTCAGGTCATTTATGTACTTCACTTTGCTAAGTCTAtttttatttagggtttatttgacCTTCCTGGCGCTCATATTAGTAATCACTTGACCATATGCTATGCTGTCATCTCTCATCCTCCTAATAGACCAGCTGTGTCTCGCCACCCATTGCACAACACTGTTTATTTACTAAGAGTTCAGAGACTCAAAAGACCTTTTATTTGGTACATCAGGGCTGCTTCAGAATCCTTATACTTGCATACAGTTATTGGCAATATCGTGCAAAATacccatacagtacataaaaaaacaaattacattgaaCCTACACTTTCCACTATAAAACAATACGTAGCTGAGAGGTTATGGTTCCaccataaaaacacattcattttggGTCTCTATTGTGTATTATAACACTAACCCTGCATTCATTTTGTCACCTATAGTTTTTACACACAAACCATAAAGGGTCAAACAGACAAAGAGTAATAAAACATAATGTTAATAATGCACAGCTAAGCTGAGATGGTCGAAACATGTACATGCATGGGGAAGTGTGCAAAATAACCTCCTGTGTTGTTAAGGTTCTTTGATCTCATTCAATCAGAACACGACACTGTCACTGtgatatttcatttttcatttgtaaCTTTTATTGGTACAGGGCGTTCACATTCAAATTTAATGACTGCAGCATTGTTTGCTAATGTTATGTTTCTGAAGCATTCATTCTCAATCCgaaataaagaaggaaaaaatatTACTTTTCAGTGGGGAATTTTCCCATGAAAAGTTTAACAAAGTTCAGTAGTGATGAAACTGCTATCGATAGTAGTACATTTTCTTGTGTCACTGCCAACTAGTTGTTGTTTCAGAATCGTCAAACAAAGGTAGCTGTTCATGCATACACCCACACACCTGCACTGCAGAAAATGTTAAGTTAATGAATACGTACATGTTATATTAGGATGGGGAGGATCTGCTGATAAggatgtaatgtactgtataagccATTCATGCAAGCTAGCAAGGAGAACAGTGCTGGGTTacactttacactgtgtctctgattaatgtgtatgtacatagtagttacttagtaaatacatgagcacttacacataattacaatgtttaaTACAGTGGCTGCTGCATGGACTAGCAGCTTTATAGTATTGTCAAATGCAAAGCTCTACTCAAATGCCATTTTTAAACACGCCACGGTGCAGGGGGGTCAGAAGTTATGATTATGACTGCCTTGTAACTGCAGAAATTAATAATGAGGTGTAAATGCTCACTTTGGttttagtagtaataataataataataataataataataataataataataataataataataataattgtgcataaCAAGGCTGTAATTCCGTCAATGAATACATTAATGTATCAATTAATACATTAATGAATCAGCAGGGTTAGTGTATTTCAGATGTTCGAAATAAATAGCTTTTTTAATGAAATCCGAGAAAGCTGCCGGTATTAAAAGCCTACCTGTCACCCCCTCTGTGTCGTCTCCTTGCTCACCTCCATTCCCCCGTCCAGGCAGAAGGTTCTCACTGCTTGATGGTTGCCCGGAGTTATTGGGCTCACTGGTTGTATTGCTTTAGAGGCTTTTGGAAGCTGCGTGACAATCtgtgacaatgtttttttttggttccatTCCATCTCACTTTGTGTTTCCAGACTGATGTGAAAACAAACCAATTAAGTATGTATTCTGAACCTTTTTTGAATCAAACTGAATGATGGAAAATGAAACATATCTCAAGCTACAAATGTACAGAAATAGATGACATATGGGTCAGCCCCTATAGTGCAATATTAACCAATCAGTGACCTTGCTGCTTTCCCCACAGCAGCCTATGGAGACAGCAACTTGGTTGTGGACTGCTGCCTGCGAGTGAGCAAGTCCCCAATCCCAATTAAAATAGTGAAGAACTACAAGGAACAAGGCCAGCAGGACGGATGTGACCTCACAGCAGTGGTGTAAGTGCTCATTCCAGACATGGTATCACTATTTCCTGTTTTTCGTACTTTAGCATCTTCTTTGTAGAAAGCCCTAAAGTCAATCAGGTCTATTTCACTGATCGCAACCCTGGTTCTCAACACTGGCACAATTAAACTCTTAACACAGCCCTCTTTCTGCCATAGTCACCATGTGTTAAATAGCAAAAGATGACCAACTAGTAGTTGAATTACTGTCGGGGTCCAGCAGGTATTATATTTTTGATCATGTTTctacataaataaaaaggaaagagTTCAGATAATACTGTTGGGTTTTGAGTCGTTTTgatgattttgtttttctgttttgaacTTGTTTTGAGCACCTCTAGCCACAATGTCATTGCTGGAGTCTTTTTAATCCATCAGACTCCAACCACACACTCCTAAATTGTACCCAACAAATGCCTCTTTCTATCCAATTGGCTGTTTATCCTGAAAGCATCCATTGATAGTTTTCATCCTCCACCTCCTCACAGCTTCCAGTCAGCCTCCCCGTATAGTAAGTGGGGCTGGGGGGTGAGGATAGATCATTTTCAGTGTACCTCCTCCAAGGTACATGACCAGCTACAGAACATAAAAGTGAGCGTATCGTTTACTGGACTGGCTGGTGTCCTGACTCTGAAATCAGCAGTGACGCTGTGATGGCTTTGATTCCCCAGGTTTACCACAAAGGGAAACAAGAAGCTCTGTGCCCCATCTAATGAGCCTTGGGTGGACAGTCTGAGAGCCAAGATTGACAAGAGGAGCCAATTCTGTCGGAACCATAAACAGAAGGTAAGTTGGGCATTTCACTGTCTGTGCACAGGAGCATTTgtgatgtaaatacagtattgtccTGTGTGTGAGCATTTAGAGAGTGGGGAGATGCCCAAGTAAATAAAAGGCGATCAGTGGACAGAAGAAATAATCTGTGCAATAGGTTTGTGCTTTATAACTACTTATttcacaaaaatacattaaattacaGATTTTATAAATGGCACAAAAGCAGAGTTTGATAGCACAGGATTGTAATGGCTCGGGTTCCTCTTCAATGCATCCGTTTTGCAGCATTTCAGATTATGTTAGCTGCCGACACGGGCAAAGCACTGTGGTCTCTCCGAGATTTGCCAACGGGCACAGATTGAAGGATAGCGTGTAGATCAAGTGTTATGTTATTCCCGTTTCTCCCCAGTAGGGGACGCTTCATACACTGTTACATGCACATCCATGCAATTCATGCGGCAGAGCTGATAGAAATGGCATGGAACACAACACAAGGCCAACCAAGAAACGAGGAGAGAGAAACTcctgggttttatttatttgtgtatttatttatttgattttcagAACCGGATGTGTCTCAACTTTGCTTGAAGAAGCATGTTTATATGTATCTAACATGTGGAAGATGGCAGAAGTTCAAAGGGATTTGAAGTCTGGCAAAAACTTTCAGCTTCTTGGATACAGGAATAACAACTCAAAAAACAGAATTGATGCACTATGCTTTTTCCAACAGGGTTTGTATGTTTCATGTGCTTACATGGGAACAGAAAATCAGTGGCTTTTTATTTAAAGTTCTCTTTTCTTAGCTTGATCAATAAAGCAGCTTCCtaaaatgtgatttttgtttataattaataaatggctgtactttttaaaggttttttagTTATATGCTATAATCAAAACAAGTGGGAGTTATGACCACTGCTTTGTAAAGGGctgacccttataaaagtctagCCCTGTCAATTTGCTGGTAATTTGCAGTTGTCtaatgcttttaccatgcttaTGCTTTGCATGTacaatagtttaccatgtttgcaTGTCTTTGTGAATGTCAGTCTTGAAACTTTGTCTACAGCACTAGGAAATGTCGGTAGCACTTTGCATTGCATGGCATGAACACCCATGTAATTAAATTGTTATAACTGGGTGATTGCCAATTATTTCTGCTCTTACTTAGTAACTACTGTGTGATAACATGGAAATAGCTTTGGGAACAATATCTTGTTACCTgatgtaataacatggtaactTTGTGATCATTCCTATGTAAGCACACTTATACACCAGTAGCCACCCTTTAAGACCAGAAAACACGATTAGTTACCATGTTATTACTATGTTATTACACAGTCATGTATGCCCTGTAATCGAAAGTGCTACTAAAATACTATTGGCTGAGGATCAGTGATTTTTGTTTATGTCTTATAGAAATGCAATGAGGTCTCTAAAGCATGTCATCCAGCTTCCCAGATCACCGGGCAATTCAGATCATTTAGATTTAGAAAAGCAGGTCTTGCAATGAAGAAGTGAACTGACCAGTAGCCGATGTAGCAGTTTCCCAAAAAGCCCAGCATTACTGGAGGATGAtcgctttgccatgcttttacatGACCCGCATTATAAAGTGCTTTAGGGTAACATTTACTCAGGGGCTCCTGTGAGAAGTCTTATCACTTTTATGATAAAGTTATATACAAAAGAAATAACTAGGATTAGGCTGTTGTTTAATGGTCCTGTATACTCTTTTATAGGGATGTGTAGTATTTTGGTACAAAAAACTTTTGATACATAAACTcatatattgtacagtactgaTCAAAATAGGAAATTACTGTCTATAGGAAACTTCTGCAACAGAACCTTGCACTGCCCATAAGGAACACAGTAGGAGGTATAGCAATTCATAGCACTAGAGTAATGCTGATTGCAGTTGAGTTCACCACAGTGTTAAGGGAGACAGAGCATTATCATAAGCACCGGGTGTGATCTATAGAACTAATGTTAACACAGCCTGTCTCCATTGTGTATGCAACAGCATTAATTCAAGGGGTGAGTGGAGAATTCAAATCTACAAACAGACATGGGAGCAGGACATCTTTAGAAACTTCATGTTGAAATTGTATACACAGCTGTATTTCTCACATTGAATTGAATAACAATGTACAATGAATgtctttctgtgtttttgtgaGGTTGTCTTTGTGTGCCTTTTATAGAGTACATTAGTATTCTATTTTAAAAGAATGTCCCATTTGTATCAGAATGCAGCTCTGTCAAGTTTGACCTTTTAGAGGATGAATGCTGTGTAGCTTTGCATTGCATGAACCAGCACGTACAGCGAAGTTCCACAATTATTTTTGGTTGACTCTCATTTTATCATTACTGCAACACTATAAACAGAATGCCAGTGCTACACCATACATTTTAAAGCTATTGAAAACAGCATTTAAGCTTAcagcaaaatatttttaaagttttagttttttaataatgtaattgttcCTATGCATTTTTATACTGAACCTGAATCCttcttttttatttgatatacttttaataaaaatattactCCATATTATTTGGTTCATTGTGGTCATTTATCACATGCAGTCTCAGTAAACTCCACTGAGGTCTCCCATGAGTGGGATTGTGAAGTATTGGTTCGATTGGGGAAAATGAATGGGCTCAGTACCCATctctgtgaatgaatgactgaaaTCCACACTGACAGTCTGCATCACAGTGGACAGTGGAGTCACAGCTGCACTTACAAAAAAGGGGTCTTTGTGGTGTGGGGTAACGGGGTCCAAAGACCACCAAATCAAAGTTGCACCCTAACAGAAAATATGATCTTTTGGtacataacatttttatttacttaaaaaaatttttttttggtcagtCCATATACTACGGTTTTGAGAAACAACAGTTATGTtagtgtttttaaatacaataataataataataataataataatacttttagaaaaccccATGACCCACCAGCTACACCTTTAACATGCTGGAGACTTTTCTAGGTATTAGAAAACAATTGGTTTTACCCTGAAACAAGCCTGTTTTCCAATCCAGTAGCCCTTAACTTtgcatttgattttctaattCAGTACGTCCTGGTACTTTTTAAAACTCCGAAGAGTCACTAATCGGTGGACTaactgtgtttctttatttaacaAGACGGTTCTATATGTTTCAATAGTAGAGTTAAGCCTGTAAGTATCAGTTAAAGTCCCCTAGATCCTTTAGACCTGCAGTTTCAAtcctagttttttatttaattagtgGTGTGTCATTCTCCACTCTGTCCTTCAGGGAACACATACTGTATTGGTAAATTGTAACTGAACGCAGTGCCACAGCATGTCTGcagtctttttcatgttttttcaaGCCCTGTAAGTTACATGACAGCTTGACTGGATAATATTATTACCCAATGTagtcttgttgtttagattaaCATTGTATAAAAATCAGAAGTTAAAGAAACccgtggcctcaatagagctcacaaacatgtcttctcttcCAGTACGACTTCTACACCAAAGTCAAGCCGTTGCCcctgccccctgcaacactcttccCCTGAGAGGATGGGATTAATAGCACTTTGGTTCCATGTGGTATTTCTCACTTATGTACATATGGTCTGACATTCACCAGGGGCAGAGAACGGaacataatatacagtacaacatcCTTCTCAACAGCAACAAGAATTCATAAGTGAACTGCGATAGTTCAGACCCGTGCCAAACTGATCTTCACAAGTCTGAATCATTTCTCAAATCTAGAAGAAAAAACCCCATTGCGGTTTCTCAATCTGAAACGGGGTCCTTTTCTAGAGGAGGTAGTGTGCATCAACCACCACTTCCACAGTCACTTAACTAGAGGATAACAGTAATACTGGGGTCGGAATAGTGATGCAGAGAGGACTTACATTGTACAAAAATTGCAGGAGCCActtcttaaaagtttatttttaaccCAAAAGCACAGCTACCCCCTTAATTTTAGGACGACTCCTCAAAGTGATTGTAGATCAAATAAAATGTACCTGTTTTGCAATTGTCACAACCATTACAGAAAAGTGACGGAGAACAACTAGAGACTACAGAAAAGCTGGAAAGCTGGCACAGGAAAGACAGGAACACATAGAAATAATACGGAAGGAGAGgggtttctttcttctttttttcgaACTGATTTGTTAAGATATTTAAGTTTAAATTGAACTTTCCTGGTTTGCAACAACGAAGACCAACCGAAGCGGGGACTAGCAGAGCACACGCACACATGCGCTGACGGGGAAGCTGAGAGCTGGATCTGTGGAACAGAGATCAACGGGGCCACAGAGCTATTGTCATCTATGAGAGGGGAGGGTGGTTCAGTCCGAGCTATTGTCATCTATGAGAGGGGAGGGTGGTTCAGTCCGAGCTATTGTCATCTATGAGAGGGGAGGGTGGTTCAGTCTGAGCTATTGTCATCTATGAGAGAGGAGGGTGGTTCAGTCCGAGCTAATGTCATCTATGAGAGGGGAGGGTGGTTCAGTCCGAGCTATTGTCATCTATGAGAGGGGAGGGTGGTTCAGTCCGAGCTATTGTCATCTATGAGAGGGGAGGGTGGTTCAGTCCGAGCTATTGTCATCTATGAGAGGGGAGGGTGGTTCAGTCCGAGCTATTGTCATCTATGAGAGGGGAGGGTGGTTCAGTCCGAGCTATTGTCATCTATGAGAGGGGAGGGTGGTTCAGTCCGAGCTATTGTCATCTATGAGAGGGGAGGGTGGTTCACTCCGAGCTATTGTCATCTATGAGAGGGGAGGGTGGTTCAGTCCGAGCTATTGTCATCTATGAGAGGGGAGGGTGGTTCAGTCCGAGCTATTGTAGGTGTTcagtgtgcagttctgaaagCTACATAGAGacaacatgtattttctttaaaacatgacatctacACTAGATAAGAGGAAACTTTCTGTTTGCTAGCCTTGCCCTCCAGGAAGTCTGGTACTGCTTTACTTACTAGATCATTTCACTCCCTTCTTCGGGTCAAAGCATCTTGCTGGCTACAAACcctgtcagtcattaggggaagtgGTTGCTTACTGACAGGAAAGTGGGCCCTGGAAAAGATTTCACTATCCAGGTgaataagaaacataagaaaatttacttacaagagaaggccattcagtTCTTCTAAACTTGTTCCTAGGACTTTGCTTGATCTCAGAGCTTTGTCAAGTTAGATCTTAaaagatccaagtgattctgcctcaacaacatgactaggtaacacattccataccctcaccactctgtgatGAAAATAAGTGTTTGCTAAAATGTAGAGCAGGTTTCCTTCAAAACTAGACATTTGAACCCTATATAGGGAATGGATATGCATGGCGTGGACAATGGATGGAATtagtttgttagctacaatcataAAGGGTAAATCTCGTTGGGGCTTTGTAAGATCAATTCTAAATGTACAACATATCCATTTGCAATCATAATAAAAGCTTGTTTTAGCTGTCTGACAGCTGTGCCGCTGGTACCTGGCATGCTGTGCCATTGTGCTCTCACAATGCATTGCAATAGACATACAGAAGGCTCCAAAGAACAGTCGGCAGTAAGATTTGTATTTTCCTGCAGCTATGTGGGGTCTAATGCTTTTCAATAGGCTGTTCTTCAATATGGGTCAAGCTGTTATTTTCACTGCAGGGCCTCATTTCATATTGCTTCCAATAAAATACTGAGAACAGTACATTCAAACCTATATGAAGAGTTATTACACAACAGTGAAGAAAGATGTTTATCttagcagtgattttttttttcttttctgttggtAATTTAGTTGATTCAAATGTCTGTTCCCGTCACCCGGATCATATTTCATTAGCAGTGGAATCTTAGTCATAGCAGCTGTGTCTGATCATGCTAACGATCACATTAACCTTCTTCTAGAAACAAATTTCTTACCAATCGCTGCTTCCCCCATGACTCGCATGCTTTCAGTGCTGACTGTGTTCCTTCATGGTCTTATCTGAAGCCTTAAAATATGTACTAAGAAGTCTGAAAATataacactataaaaaaaaaatcaaatgcatgtTTTCTGTAATGTGCAGACCTTTGTGAGATCTACAAAGTGAGGGGAACACATACCAGCTTAGCTACGATTTACAGGAGGGGGGCACACAATCACTGGCTATAACAAccatacagtaaattaaaataaaatgaatatcaTACCTAACAGCCTGGAATTTATACAGCAAGCATTGTATATATGTTCATGGAAGAGAATCCAAAAGAAGAAGGAGCACGTGCTAAAGCATACCAGGGACACAAATCAAAGGTTACACCCAGTAAAACAAATCTTTAGTGTAAACGGAAAATAAAAAACCTTCAAACTTCCTCGTTGACTTTAATGTCTGCTATAGTAAACAGATCACCTCATTGTTTTTCCACTACGTTGCAGTAGTATAAGTTCTGTATATCTTTTTGGCTTGCGTAAGTTTAATGTGGTTTATTTGACAGCTCAGCACACTTAAGTATTGGCTGATGCAGTGATCCTGTTAGACCATTCCCATGCTCATTCAGATGCTCATAAAGCAATGATGCTTTAGTAATCTTAAGGGACCCAGGGCaaaccaggagaacatgccccacgcCAGGGTaatgccaaatccaatcaggATAGACACATCCTAATAGAGGCCGGGCAGTATCTCATACATGGCCATTAGTCTTTGGTTCATTACTGCTGGATGAACTTCGCATTCACAAGTTCTGGACATTTTGTTATTTCTGCAGCTCTTATAAATACTTACCAAAGTAATTTTTCACTttacccatggttatactatgcatttaccatgcttacaatgcttacctatactttaccatgtttttactgttatttattacacattgttatgcttttaccatgggaacTTAGTACTTTTATAAGATAATACATGCATACCTGTTGCACATTAgtttatgtgtgcgtgtgtgtgtgtggtgggggggggggttgattctgtgctgtaaaccctcatacttgcatggttaggtcagtgctgtaaaccctcatacttgtgtggttaggtcagtgctgtaaaccctcatacttgcgtggttaggtcagtgctgtaaaccctcatacttgtgtggttaggtcagtgctgtaaacccttaTACTTGcatggttaggtcagtgctgtaaaccctcatacttgtgtggttaggtcagtgctgtaaaccctcatacttgcgtggttaggtcaatgctgtaaaccctcatacttgcatggttaggtcagtgctgtaaaccctcatacttgcgtggttaggtcagtgctgtaaaccctcatacttgtgtggttaggtcagtgctgtaaaccctcatacttgtgtggttaggtcagtgctgtaaaccctcatacttgcgtggttaggtcagtgctgtaaaccctcatacttgtgtggttaggtcagtgctgtaaacccttaTACTTGcatggttaggtcagtgctgtaaaccctcatacttgtgtggttaggtcagtgctgtaaaccctcatacttgcgtggttaggtcagtgctgtaaaccctcatacttgcgtggttaggtcagtgctgtaaaccctcatacttgcgtggttaggtcaatgctgtaaaccctcatacttgcatGGTTAGGTCaatgctgtaaaccctcatacttgcgtggttaggtcagtgctgtaaaccctcatacttgtgtggttaggtcagtgctgtaaaccctcatacttgtgtggttaggtcagtgctgtaaaccctcatacttgcgtggttaggtcagtgctgtaaaccctcatacttgcatggttaggtcagtgctgtaaaccctcatacttgcatggttaggtcagtgctgtaaaccctcatacttgcatggttaggtcagtgctgtaaaccctcatacttgcgtggttaggtcagtgctgtaaaccctcatacttgcgtggttaggtcagtgctgtaaaccctcatacttgcgtggttaggtcagtgctgtaaaccctcatacttgcgtggttaggtcagtgctgtaaaccctcatacttgtgtggttaggtcagtgctgtaaaccctcatacttgcgtggttaggtcagtgctgtaaaccctcatacttgcatggttaggtcagtgctgtaaaccctcatacttgcgtggttaggtcagtgctgtaaaccctcatacttgcgtggttaggtcagtgctgtaaaccctcatacttgcgtagttaggtcagtgctgtaaaccctcatacttgtgtggttaggtcagtgctgtaaaccctcatacttgcatggttaggtcagtgctgtaaaccctcatacttgcgtggttaggtcagtgctgtaaaccctcatacttgcgtggttaggtcagtgctgtaaaccctcatacttgcgtggttaggtcagtgctgtaaaccctcatacttgcgtggttaggtcagtgctgtaaaccctcatacttgcatggttaggtcagtgctgtaaaccctcatacttgcgtggttaggtcagtgctgtaaaccctcatacttgcgtggttaggtcagtgctgtaaaccctcatacttgtgTGGTTAGGTCaatgctgtaaaccctcatattTGCGGAGTTAGGTTACCTACAAATGCAATAACCTGCATGAATGTAGTAACTACCgcaaatgtttgctaatttcacTTGTGGATTTTTAGTT encodes the following:
- the LOC117969846 gene encoding C-C motif chemokine 19-like → MAPSITALFLCSFLLYCCSKAAYGDSNLVVDCCLRVSKSPIPIKIVKNYKEQGQQDGCDLTAVVFTTKGNKKLCAPSNEPWVDSLRAKIDKRSQFCRNHKQKNRMCLNFA